Proteins encoded in a region of the Sugiyamaella lignohabitans strain CBS 10342 chromosome B, complete sequence genome:
- the IRA2 gene encoding Ras GTPase activating protein IRA2: MKLKSRSRVKRAFMIITKEVYTEKPNSLITKIDKYIESIVFCLSASNWRQVYTYASSRVKALKHEHGFHQGMEAAPTSLANSPSQAGHDSVLYKLDVIALQYLDSHRLQEVLTDFMSWCPNTHKPIHRHIMEYFIQHSMIYWIQCHPETVARESENPSGELRAQSTRLFDYLFKSSTENRTFVSWAFLSMLSLLIPDGFQIAVAGYNESDGEAIKSPRFQFLELLHNMSSDMMVIAPQSSSVSVGSVTSQRTLGICATCYSIFALAASNIMQIHEHVFSQLPIVEYATLIYPSLLNILFNQMDSIPSFAKIDYLQSRFISSYLVLRPGDAMKDLIGNLPNPSFALRSKRNIIVGLRSMQSRAEGGEILNMVMNLYNYEFIAFCELIATKLQEFEEISDYGSEFSLHVEALKYALDILLTHSQHAFDQVPESFSTAIIKCSTSKNELLRTSVTQVLLSFVKRQTGQSEGDRIDNEIKERVSLDETGHILFPIYDGISMNIRSSVEAIISMPLTSKQLEKELMKVHELLTSRDSINNSYSFRDNVIEDPQNRLALGEGLETAMVLCLCSSNMDICKLAMANIRLMVQEAMLLEDFENVQESSWSIMLNFHVYSEISSQTSFYTPIAIQKKLCRLFQTVHTPSDALIRVWTVIHGRWSVLNAQMLSEPTRGSDFSSMSKEWRCYYGILSSLLIPLLNPEGGVKVKDNVHFKARQFLYDSVNFLVSDSAIVRETSREVLANDVGPLAYHHVLKQLSGMIDSHIMVVMDSQENGSHNESSAQDKPPLPPRPSSFIATKVNSLNTLLGQTSLLVRSIIEQLQQDDIYISVDIGALALKIVRYINTTNFDMEILKLVLRVCQLLETIGKTAESLNMKHDSRIRNELVMSVSEWFERAINFDCHNAVENKLVAEKCRLVREICVNTSKCLSELLNGLSIEVPDGVHERDMISAKFNTFNNLFSLFLRSLQRCKDDPPVIVPTVSDTVSVTSSTSAVNSVSSVPLPTPFRLLDKAPIIRENAIACLSKLLNANVEVGLRTALPLGYHEDETLRLAFLEIFRNILSKETKYTSDYSDNLRYEELVDFLVSNIRITLSLCDICPASEADEFSTAILGAFEFRGKGFSLVKAALTKEIEQTNFASDILRRNCVATKLLSLYSKSRGHQYLQSTLGSFVNNIASRPDLYAFEIDNNKLKNPDEEMKPNFVKYERCLNELFTALESSEALIPTSFREIASAISRAVSLKFPEYKESAVGSFFFLRFLCPVLVSPEQEGLLSAPPSRDIRRSFLLLAKAVQNISNCTSIAATHGSTSHDVDGFGGDTNDKKQRMQRFLSSLSSTDEDTEVISDDTSSQGSINPKMMDSDHLRVLHTFVYNHWDDAHHKILIEQRKRRLMRAQSPATNGATNGNGADISRLKGSFYDELTSSGQPPPPTSFAPTFGRRTHQRSQKFIPGNVSNGSNNHYRRSSSSSQNGALATAASASAIGIVGEVEIEANRRFSALVRSLGRPRTPKARKATAVESRSHINPGSRLNEFMARNEDRDLSTVIDQRVVHEGIALDGSPVMLVTYRNYDREKLDSELVLYRFFQVANRMWSDKFSLFYDCTSCTPSHLLSNTVRTIRDTMVPPEMAANCTTVYYYNVSTKFLPALKSFLRNYESGTYMNPVNTKYVFLTTADINTVCNVHGLNLDQRSVKVIDDARLIYQGGKMLSSDNNFYPVTVKVGNEYLQLHGERPFNYIRNSPGLCNDVYHLSEIREITHSRTTSRPEEFTIEMIDGEKVIVLHKKKNEIIRAIMNAKSRLPEEAREVNDSLVMNLEDGLGCFLNIGFSNLCSNNSALQEAAFNLLAMIPERFNISFGREIRGGKGFGIPKKEVSMSVVFSEVVASTHIELTYDFLLEFSKSFKSFSKEQGNNAILYAAPWVKNIYSAQREGGKDAASLIRIFLDIAVWSPDHYTSLLLNFWPALCLQEELTDILVDEVIRFAVERGSQDMEIEDVLAVLTSCPTLSICGTVITRCRKILNKPLPANERLLTNHPDWTELDVLIRLVGSLSFESLLIAEVYLPEIILLVSSLIYTGPYSFRNALCNLLVNVLHAFSCCDRISSDQRSHLISIWADLTSTKGKLLFGLNDDMKDISYDYFSLASISHIENFCLILMDIIASASPSIQKANVWRSRWSSLVINACFADNPSLQCRSFLVLGSLAKIEVEDAVVTQVLKVLYDSLTSTKNQMLNEEYCVCTLICLTKMMDGLSDQSAYHSRMFWLGVALLHSQNSNLFSHGLLLIEANLRTLDNLGAFKDISIAEFLLEGRQCFESQWGPIQELMDVRFSVEYFDLCLSAVVLKGMEKASTRVDSLQALETFLEISSKNSVKVQQSNKYASYLCYLYFLFLGCRSQSELKDLLWVAGYPDDHMNEELVNDNDLPALLEEYISQNSFDTTIALYLGGQLFRSSSEYDVSGLRFLGSLRFVGETNLAKKCMVYATVRSRLLKLTEFGSQKPMMKSILAAGTGMLVNYEEFRKLAQYRAQLEEMLEQSGFKPLPDHDENIVTSSSVSTFSQTNEIGSDMKSRLASLVKGIIVKDL, encoded by the coding sequence ATGAAACTAAAGTCTCGAAGTCGGGTTAAGCGAGCGTTTATGATTATTACTAAAGAAGTTTACACCGAGAAGCCCAACAGTCTTATCACCAAAATCGACAAATATATTGAATCGATTGTATTTTGCTTGAGTGCGTCAAATTGGAGGCAAGTATATACCTATGCTAGTAGTCGAGTCAAAGCTTTGAAACATGAGCATGGCTTCCATCAAGGGATGGAAGCCGCCCCAACGTCATTAGCGAACTCTCCATCCCAAGCTGGGCATGATTCTGTGCTTTATAAGTTGGACGTAATCGCATTACAGTACCTGGACAGCCATAGGCTCCAAGAGGTTTTGACAGATTTCATGTCTTGGTGTCCCAATACACATAAACCTATTCATCGCCACATAATGGAGTATTTCATCCAACACAGCATGATTTATTGGATCCAATGCCATCCAGAAACAGTGGCCAGGGAATCGGAAAACCCATCTGGGGAACTTCGCGCTCAAAGCACTCGTCtttttgattatttattcaaaagCTCGACAGAAAATAGAACGTTTGTATCGTGGGCATTTCTATCCATGCTAAGCTTACTAATTCCTGATGGATTCCAAATAGCTGTAGCTGGCTACAATGAAAGTGATGGTGAAGCGATCAAAAGCCCTCGGTTCCAATTTTTGGAACTTTTGCATAACATGAGCAGTGACATGATGGTAATTGCCCCTCAATCCTCATCTGTATCGGTGGGGTCAGTCACATCTCAGAGAACTCTGGGAATTTGCGCCACATGTTATTCAATATTTGCATTAGCTGCTTCAAACATCATGCAAATCCATGAACATGTTTTTAGCCAACTGCCGATTGTAGAGTACGCGACCCTGATTTATCCGTCATTGcttaatattttattcaaccAGATGGACAGTATTCCTTCGTTTGCAAAAATTGATTATTTGCAATCAAGATTCATTAGTTCGTATCTCGTTTTGCGGCCCGGTGATGCAATGAAGGATCTCATTGGAAATCTTCCCAACCCGTCATTTGCATTACGATCCAAAAGAAATATCATTGTCGGTCTCAGGAGCATGCAGAGCCGGGCTGAAGGAGGAGAAATCCTGAATATGGTCATGAATCTCTACAATTATGAATTCATTGCTTTCTGTGAACTGATAGCAACAAAGCTTCAGGAATTTGAAGAGATATCAGACTATGGTAGTGAGTTTAGTCTTCATGTCGAAGCATTAAAGTACGCACTTGATATCCTTCTCACCCATAGTCAGCACGCTTTCGACCAAGTGCCTGAATCATTTTCTAcagcaataataaaatgCTCTACAAGCAAGAATGAGCTTCTACGCACGTCCGTTACACAAGTGCTACTTTCCTTCGTTAAGCGACAGACAGGACAATCAGAGGGTGATAGAATTGACAATGAGATCAAGGAGAGGGTCTCGCTTGATGAAACTGGCCATATTTTATTCCCCATTTATGACGGCATCTCTATGAATATTAGATCGTCAGTGGAAGCGATAATATCAATGCCTCTGACTTCAAAACAATTGGAAAAGGAGTTAATGAAAGTGCACGAGCTCTTAACATCGAGAGATAGCATCAATAATTCTTATTCATTTAGGGACAATGTTATAGAAGATCCTCAGAATCGCCTGGCTTTAGGGGAAGGACTGGAGACTGCTATGGTACTTTGTTTGTGTTCGTCGAATATGGACATATGTAAACTGGCAATGGCTAATATTCGACTGATGGTTCAAGAAGCCATGCTCCTcgaagattttgaaaatgttCAGGAATCAAGTTGGTCTATTATGCTCAACTTCCATGTGTATTCTGAAATATCATCTCAGACATCATTTTACACCCCGATTGCCATCCAAAAGAAGCTTTGCCGCTTATTTCAAACTGTACATACTCCATCTGATGCATTGATCAGAGTTTGGACGGTAATCCACGGCCGCTGGTCCGTGCTCAATGCTCAAATGCTAAGTGAACCAACCAGAGGTTCTGATTTCTCATCTATGTCAAAGGAATGGAGATGTTACTATGGCATACTCAGCTCACTATTAATTCCACTCTTGAACCCAGAAGGTGGTGTGAAAGTAAAAGACAATGTCCATTTCAAGGCAAGGCAGTTTTTGTACGATTCTGTGAATTTCCTGGTTTCAGACTCTGCTATCGTCCGTGAGACAAGTCGTGAAGTTTTGGCCAATGACGTCGGCCCATTAGCTTACCATCACGTTTTGAAGCAGTTGTCAGGAATGATAGATTCCCATATCATGGTAGTTATGGACAGCCAAGAAAACGGTTCTCATAATGAGAGCTCGGCTCAAGATAAACCTCCTTTGCCACCTCGTCCGTCATCTTTTATTGCCACAAAAGTCAATTCCCTCAACACGCTTTTAGGACAAACCTCGCTATTAGTTCGAAGTATTATTGAACAGTTACAACAGGATGATATCTACATATCAGTTGATATTGGAGCGCTGGCACTGAAAATCGTGCGTTATATCAATACAACAAATTTCGATATGGAGATTTTGAAGCTGGTTTTAAGGGTGTGTCAGCTTTTGGAAACAATTGGTAAGACTGCAGAATCATTGAATATGAAGCATGATTCTCGTATTCGCAACGAACTAGTTATGAGCGTATCTGAATGGTTTGAGCGAGCAATTAATTTTGACTGTCACAATGCTGTTGAGAATAAGCTAGTGGCCGAGAAATGCCGGCTTGTTAGAGAGATTTGTGTAAACACTTCGAAATGTCTATCCGAGTTATTGAATGGCCTTTCCATTGAGGTTCCTGATGGTGTTCATGAAAGAGATATGATCTCTGCAAAATTTAACACTTTTAACAATCTGTTCTCATTGTTTCTCAGAAGCTTACAAAGGTGTAAAGATGATCCTCCTGTGATTGTCCCCACAGTCTCTGACACTGTATCTGTAACTTCCTCTACGTCTGCAGTTAACTCCGTATCATCGGTGCCTCTTCCTACCCCATTCAGACTTCTTGACAAGGCACCAATAATTCGAGAGAACGCAATTGCTTGCTTATCAAAGCTATTGAATGCTAACGTAGAGGTGGGTCTGCGCACTGCGCTACCGTTGGGATACCATGAAGATGAAACCCTCAGGCTAGCTTTCCTTGAAATTTTCCGGAATATCCTAAGTAAGGAAACAAAGTATACGTCTGATTATAGCGACAACCTTAGATACGAGGAATTGGTTGATTTCTTGGTGTCCAATATCAGAATCACTCTATCTCTGTGTGACATATGCCCAGCATCTGAAGCTGATGAATTTTCTACAGCTATTTTGGGGGCTTTTGAGTTTAGAGGCAAAGGGTTCTCGTTAGTGAAAGCAGCCTTAACAAAGGAGATAGAGCAAACAAACTTTGCTTCAGACATTTTACGAAGAAATTGTGTGGCGACGAAACTTCTCTCATTGTATTCAAAGTCGCGTGGCCATCAGTACCTACAGTCGACGCTAGGGTCGTTTGTTAATAATATTGCCAGCCGACCAGACCTGTATGCCTTTGAGATagacaacaacaaactgAAGAATCCAGATGAAGAGATGAAGCCCAATTTTGTAAAGTACGAACGCTGTCTTAACGAGTTGTTTACAGCACTTGAGTCTAGTGAAGCTTTGATTCCAACTTCGTTCAGAGAAATAGCGTCGGCTATTAGTCGTGCTGTGTCTTTGAAATTCCCGGAGTACAAGGAAAGCGCTGTTGGgagcttctttttcttaaGGTTTTTATGTCCAGTTTTGGTTTCCCCTGAACAGGAGGGCCTGTTGTCTGCGCCACCGTCGCGAGACATTAGAAGGTCTTTTTTACTGTTAGCAAAGGCAGTCCAAAACATCTCGAACTGCACCTCTATTGCTGCCACTCATGGATCTACTAGTCACGACGTTGATGGGTTTGGCGGTGATACCAATGATAAAAAGCAAAGAATGCAAAGGTTTTTAAGCTCTCTCAGCTCTACTGATGAGGACACTGAGGTGATTAGCGATGACACCTCCTCTCAGGGTTCTATTAATCCTAAAATGATGGACTCAGACCACCTCCGTGTTTTACACACATTTGTATATAATCACTGGGATGATGCTCATCATAAGATTCTGATCGAGCAGAGAAAGAGACGACTAATGCGTGCTCAGTCGCCTGCTACAAATGGAGCGACTAATGGTAATGGAGCTGATATATCTAGGCTGAAGGGCAGTTTCTATGATGAGCTAACATCGTCAGGCcagccaccaccacctacGTCATTTGCACCTACGTTTGGTCGTCGTACTCATCAGCGTTCCCAGAAATTCATACCAGGTAACGTTTCCAACGGCTCAAATAACCATTATCGACGGTCATCAAGCTCGTCACAGAATGGGGCTTTAGCTACGGCTGCCTCCGCGTCGGCAATAGGTATCGTCGGAGAAGTTGAGATTGAGGCCAATCGCAGATTTTCAGCTCTAGTACGCAGTCTTGGTAGACCGCGAACACCAAAAGCTCGGAAAGCAACGGCTGTGGAGTCACGAAGTCACATTAATCCTGGTAGTCGGCTAAATGAGTTTATGGCTAGGAATGAAGACCGCGATCTCAGCACTGTAATTGACCAAAGGGTAGTCCATGAGGGCATCGCATTGGACGGTTCGCCAGTAATGTTAGTCACCTACCGAAATTATGACCGAGAAAAATTGGACAGTGAACTTGTCCTTTATCGATTCTTTCAGGTTGCAAACAGGATGTGGTCAGACAAGTTTAGTCTGTTTTATGATTGTACGAGCTGTACTCCTTCACACTTGCTATCAAACACAGTAAGAACAATTAGAGATACAATGGTTCCACCCGAGATGGCAGCAAACTGTACGACTGTCTATTACTACAATGTATCTACGAAGTTTTTACCGGCATTGAAGTCCTTTTTACGGAACTATGAATCTGGAACTTACATGAATCCCGTGAATACAAAATATGTTTTCCTGACAACTGCAGATATCAACACTGTCTGTAATGTTCACGGACTCAATCTTGACCAACGCTCTGTCAAAGTCATTGATGATGCTAGGTTGATTTACCAGGGTGGAAAAATGCTGTCTTCAGATAATAATTTCTACCCTGTTACGGTCAAAGTTGGAAACGAGTACTTGCAACTTCATGGTGAGAGGCCCTTTAATTATATTAGAAATTCACCAGGACTTTGCAATGATGTGTATCATTTATCTGAAATTCGAGAGATTACTCATTCCAGGACAACCTCGAGGCCAGAGGAGTTTACCATCGAAATGATTGACGGCGAGAAGGTCATTGTCCTTcataaaaagaagaatgaGATCATTAGGGCCATTATGAACGCAAAATCAAGATTGCCAGAAGAGGCTCGGGAAGTTAATGATTCTCTGGTAATGAACCTTGAAGATGGCTTAGGTTGTTTCCTGAATATTGGTTTCTCGAATCTTTGTTCAAACAATTCTGCACTTCAGGAGGCAGCGTTTAACCTGCTTGCAATGATACCAGAGAGGTTCAATATCAGTTTTGGAAGAGAGATAAGAGGAGGTAAAGGATTTGGCATTCCTAAGAAAGAGGTTAGTATGTCAGTGGTATTTAGTGAAGTGGTTGCTAGCACGCATATTGAATTGACATATGACTTCCTTCTTGAGTTTAGCAAGTCATTCAAATCATTCTCGAAAGAACAAGGTAATAATGCCATACTTTACGCTGCTCCCTGGgttaaaaatatttatagCGCTCAAAGAGAAGGCGGAAAAGATGCAGCGAGCCTTATTAGGATCTTTTTAGACATTGCAGTTTGGAGCCCAGATCATTATACCAGTTTATTGTTGAACTTTTGGCCAGCTTTATGCTTACAGGAAGAGCTTACGGATATTCTTGTTGACGAGGTAATTCGATTTGCTGTTGAACGCGGATCCCAAGATATGGAGATTGAAGATGTGCTGGCTGTTTTGACTTCTTGTCCTACATTAAGTATTTGTGGTACCGTTATCACAAGGTGCAGAAAGATTCTCAATAAACCATTGCCTGCGAATGAAAGATTGCTGACAAACCATCCTGATTGGACGGAGCTGGATGTTTTAATTAGACTGGTAGGTTCATTGTCGTTTGAATCACTATTAATTGCCGAAGTTTACTTGCCCGAGATAATTTTGTTGGTATCCTCTCTTATTTACACTGGGCCATATTCGTTCAGAAATGCATTGTGCAATCTTCTTGTTAATGTGCTTCATGCGTTTTCTTGTTGTGATAGAATATCATCAGATCAGAGATCACATCTGATTTCGATTTGGGCAGACTTAACGTCAACGAAGGGCAAATTGCTCTTTGGACTGAACGATGATATGAAAGATATTAGCTATGACTATTTCAGCTTAGCATCTATATCTCACATCGAGAATTTCTGCTTGATCCTAATGGATATTATTGCCAGTGCGAGTCCATCAATTCAAAAGGCAAATGTGTGGCGGTCGCGTTGGAGTAGTTTGGTAATCAATGCTTGTTTTGCTGACAACCCTTCATTGCAGTGTAGGTCGTTTTTAGTTTTAGGGTCATTGGCTAAGATTGAGGTTGAAGATGCTGTAGTAACTCAGGTGTTGAAGGTTCTATACGACTCCTTAACTTCAACTAAGAACCAGATGCTAAACGAAGAGTATTGTGTATGTACTCTCATTTGTTTAACCAAGATGATGGACGGGCTAAGCGATCAATCTGCTTATCATTCAAGGATGTTTTGGCTTGGAGTTGCCCTTCTTCATTCACAAAATTCGAATCTCTTTAGCCATGGTTTACTTCTTATCGAAGCCAATCTTCGAACTTTGGATAACTTAGGTGCGTTCAAAGACATTAGTATTGCCGAGTTTCTGCTTGAAGGACGTCAGTGTTTTGAAAGTCAATGGGGTCCAATTCAGGAGTTAATGGATGTTAGGTTTAGCGTTGAGTACTTTGATTTGTGTTTGTCGGCAGTTGTTTTGAAAGGCATGGAAAAGGCATCGACGAGAGTTGATAGTCTGCAAGCCTTAGAAACGTTTCTTGAAATAAGCTCCAAAAACAGTGTGAAAGTGCAGCAGAGTAACAAGTATGCTTCCTATCTCTgttatttatactttttgTTCCTCGGTTGTAGAAGTCAGTCTGAGTTAAAAGATCTTCTATGGGTCGCCGGGTATCCGGATGACCACATGAATGAAGAACTTGTGAATGATAACGACCTTCCAGCTCTCTTGGAGGAATATATCAGTCAAAACTCATTTGACACGACGATAGCACTTTATTTAGGTGGTCAGCTTTTCCGATCTAGCAGTGAATATGATGTTTCTGGCCTGAGGTTTCTAGGCAGTTTACGGTTTGTAGGTGAGACAAATCTTGCTAAAAAGTGCATGGTATATGCTACTGTTCGTTCCCGACTTCTGAAACTCACTGAGTTCGGTAGTCAAAAACCAATGATGAAAAGTATTCTGGCAGCAGGAACCGGAATGTTGGTCAATTATGAGGAATTCCGTAAGTTGGCTCAATATAGAGCGCAACTAGAGGAAATGCTTGAGCAAAGTGGATTCAAACCGTTACCAGATCATGATGAGAACATTGtgacctcttcttctgtcaGTACTTTTAGTCAAACAAATGAAATCGGATCGGATATGAAGTCACGTCTAGCTAGTCTTGTCAAGGGAATTATTGTCAAGGATTTATGA
- the REX4 gene encoding Rex4p (Putative RNA exonuclease; possibly involved in pre-rRNA processing and ribosome assembly; GO_component: GO:0005730 - nucleolus [Evidence IDA] [PMID 14562095]; GO_component: GO:0005634 - nucleus [Evidence IEA,IEA]; GO_component: GO:0005634 - nucleus [Evidence IDA] [PMID 14562095]; GO_function: GO:0008408 - 3'-5' exonuclease activity [Evidence ISS] [PMID 9396823]; GO_function: GO:0004527 - exonuclease activity [Evidence IEA,IEA]; GO_function: GO:0016787 - hydrolase activity [Evidence IEA]; GO_function: GO:0004518 - nuclease activity [Evidence IEA]; GO_function: GO:0003676 - nucleic acid binding [Evidence IEA]; GO_process: GO:0090305 - nucleic acid phosphodiester bond hydrolysis [Evidence IEA,IEA]; GO_process: GO:0006364 - rRNA processing [Evidence IEA]; GO_process: GO:0006364 - rRNA processing [Evidence IGI] [PMID 12364601]; GO_process: GO:0000027 - ribosomal large subunit assembly [Evidence IGI] [PMID 12364601]) codes for MAPSTSKALSSNWKELQKSLNKKSTDTKVTKKVGKGIKRNVGKSKIALVEKDRLGSKGPKVDTSRASNVTSALPAPELPPSVKAANLLLLDDIDLSIAGRPTSSLAYDARKTEMGRFIALDCEFVGTGPDGATSILARVSIVNYFGYVLLDTFVRPSERVTDWRTWVSGVTPRSVQGAPSLREVQNQASKILENRILVGHSVRHDLEVMGISHPRNDIRDTSSYSLFREVSKGRTPSLKTLSRHFIGLNIQSGEHSSIEDARATMLLYRLYKAGFEKKHSRNGGGYRSK; via the coding sequence ATGGCCCCTTCTACGTCTAAAGCTCTCTCCTCCAATTGGAAGGAACTGCAGAAGTctttaaacaagaaatctaCTGACACTAAAGTTACAAAAAAAGTTGGTAAGGGTATTAAAAGAAATGTGGGTAAATCAAAGATAGCGCTCGTGGAGAAAGATCGGCTGGGTAGTAAGGGCCCAAAAGTTGATACAAGTCGAGCCTCTAATGTCACTTCGGCcctaccagcaccagaactCCCTCCAAGCGTAAAAGCAGCtaatcttcttctactaGATGATATAGATCTTTCGATAGCTGGAAGACCTACGTCTTCACTTGCATATGATGCACGAAAAACTGAAATGGGTCGCTTTATTGCTTTAGATTGCGAGTTTGTTGGCACAGGGCCCGATGGTGCTACTTCAATTCTTGCGCGAGTATCCATCGTGAATTACTTTGGATATGTCCTTCTCGATACTTTCGTTAGACCCTCAGAGCGAGTGACAGATTGGAGGACTTGGGTTAGTGGTGTAACACCCCGGTCAGTCCAGGGAGCGCCATCGCTTCGAGAAGTACAAAACCAAGCATCAAAAATTCTTGAGAATCGAATATTAGTTGGTCACTCTGTTCGTCATGATCTTGAGGTCATGGGTATTTCTCATCCAAGAAATGACATCAGAGACACTTCGTCATATAGTCTGTTCAGAGAGGTCTCTAAAGGACGTACTCCGAGTCTCAAGACTTTGTCGAGGCATTTCATTGGCCTTAACATCCAATCTGGTGAGCACTCCTCGATAGAAGATGCTAGAGCGACTATGCTGCTATACAGATTATACAAAGCAGGATTCGAGAAGAAACACTCCCGGAATGGAGGAGGGTATAGATCTAAATAG